The genome window GATATAGGTGATCCTGTCGAGATGGCGGCGCTTTATTACGATCAGGGTGTGGATGAACTCGTCTTTTACGATATTACCGCCTCTTCTGAAAAACGGGGCATCATGATCGATGTTGTCAGCCGGGTGGCTAAGACCATTTTTATTCCCTTTTGCGTGGGAGGAGGAATCTCCTCTCTGGATGACATGAAAAAGGTCATTGCAGCGGGAGCAGAAAAAATATCCCTGAATTCGGCTGCGGTGAGAAATCCGGACATCATCAATCAGGGAGCCCGTCACTTTGGTAATCAGTGTATTGTGCTGGGTATGGATGCTAAGGCCGATCCGGCCATGCCCTCAGGGTACCGGGTTGTCATTGACGGAGGCAGGAAACAGACCGACCTGGATGTCCTGGCCTGGGCCTTGGAAGCAGAATCCAGAGGCGCCGGTGAAGTGGTTCTGAATTCTATTGATGCCGATGGGACAAGAGAAGGGTATGAACTGAATCTCACAAGAATGATCAGTGAAAATGTGGGTATTCCCGTTGTTGCCTCGGGAGGGGCGGGGAAACCAGATGATCTGGCAGATGTGCTCACCAGGGGAAAGGCCGATGCGGCATTAATTGCCAGTATGGTTCATTTTGGAGACTATACCGTACCGGGGATTAAGGAATATCTGGATGAAAAGGGAATTCCTGTCAGACTTTAAAGGGAACTCTTGACTCTGTAAGCATATCTCATTATTTTTTGTTTAACAAAAAAGATTTTTTTGTCTTTTTCAGGAAGGGTGGAAAAATCAAATATCATAAAACACTACAGGAGAGGTAATAATGCCAACCTATGATTATAAATGTGAAAGCTGCGGACATACTTTTGAACACTTTCAGTCCATGGCTGACGACCCTCTCAAAACCTGTCCCGATTGCCAAAAAGATAGCCTCAAGAGAC of Oceanispirochaeta crateris contains these proteins:
- the hisF gene encoding imidazole glycerol phosphate synthase subunit HisF; the protein is MLQKRIVVCLDVRDGKTTKGIKFKGNIDIGDPVEMAALYYDQGVDELVFYDITASSEKRGIMIDVVSRVAKTIFIPFCVGGGISSLDDMKKVIAAGAEKISLNSAAVRNPDIINQGARHFGNQCIVLGMDAKADPAMPSGYRVVIDGGRKQTDLDVLAWALEAESRGAGEVVLNSIDADGTREGYELNLTRMISENVGIPVVASGGAGKPDDLADVLTRGKADAALIASMVHFGDYTVPGIKEYLDEKGIPVRL